In a single window of the Methanolobus psychrophilus R15 genome:
- the ppa gene encoding inorganic pyrophosphatase: MTERQIESVIIEIPKGSRNKYEYDKEKKMIKFDRMLFSSMVYPCDYGFFPETLALDGDPLDVLVLTWEPTFPGCLIDVHPIALFDMEDDKGRDEKLLCVPESDPLWNHIESIDQVPPHLLKEIPHFFETYKHLEHKHVKIIGWEGLEAAVRVLQEAKDRYRKNKAPEI, encoded by the coding sequence ATGACCGAAAGACAAATTGAAAGTGTGATTATTGAAATTCCAAAAGGAAGCCGAAATAAATATGAGTACGATAAAGAAAAAAAGATGATAAAATTCGACAGAATGCTTTTCTCTTCAATGGTCTATCCCTGCGATTATGGTTTTTTCCCTGAAACCCTGGCACTTGACGGTGATCCCCTGGATGTCCTGGTACTAACATGGGAACCTACATTTCCTGGATGTCTGATAGATGTGCATCCGATCGCATTGTTTGATATGGAAGATGATAAGGGAAGGGATGAAAAATTACTCTGTGTTCCTGAGAGTGACCCCCTCTGGAATCATATCGAGAGCATTGATCAGGTCCCGCCTCACCTTTTAAAGGAAATACCACACTTCTTTGAGACATATAAGCATTTAGAGCATAAGCACGTAAAGATCATTGGATGGGAAGGCCTGGAAGCTGCAGTGAGAGTACTTCAGGAAGCTAAAGATAGATATCGAAAGAATAAAGCACCGGAGATTTGA
- a CDS encoding S-layer-related protein: MKKYINYSILVSVLVLMAIVLSVPATAQNNTTGNRIWSADENLSLQYTWTAHSYSGFYFDLDTGEGSETLTVDLQSPTGRTIPAGALEYSTTPINTAFDRSAWGSYQVVGFMAERYFAGYTNNTQFTDDDVSLISNGQLTRVLIDENERRSVFAGSAIVLNEGYRLTIEEVDLNGDSVLVNLAKDGQVVDTAIVSGNNDYVYEAELGSEDDVPLIAVHFSNIFRGTETNAVFIEGIFQVSENYVEIETGDRFGRMEVQSFSENEIIMDNPNSIPLTRGSTTTIMGKLQFVVADDATLRFGPVVDISQPGTYELRGTVVEGEAFTWTPLNFEGFYYNIDEGVGTESLEITSLSGRTIGSGDLVYRSVPQQVSFEYTPWGSFNVIGFLAEKYFAGYVDNSFTGNESLLSGGQLSKVLVDSDSRASLFTGSSLVLEEGYTLVVEEVDLDGSRVLVRLDKDGSEVDTGIISSGGDYVYEADVGDTDDIPIIIVHFREIFRGTETNAVFVEGIFQISENVIEVESGETFGRMEISSVSSDEIVMTSDRSITLSRDSSISVMDNIRFMVADSNAVRFYPYVEVTTAADADPLEINVPRAIAQNRPVNIEVTSRGAAVENAVVMFANIEVGNTSANGTISFTPTTVGTFTVTAERQGFATGSTEVEVISPDDVSRRLAIGVSPSEVNVGDNINISVTTLIDGRPVGDVEVLYDGRLVGTTGTDGMVNHTVMDAGIHRVSTSSDQYLEAELNIEVQGPEARYSYSSLTIEPLLAETGDDVTIFATVRNIGTETGEEDVQLLINGNVEASEQVILDPDQEETVNFTVSMEEAGTYDVTIGTLNGTFEVEESQGIPAAGIVIALMAVIAVALWVARKRT, translated from the coding sequence ATGAAGAAATATATTAATTATTCTATACTGGTAAGTGTACTGGTTTTAATGGCAATTGTCCTGTCGGTACCTGCCACGGCTCAAAATAATACTACGGGAAACCGTATATGGTCTGCAGATGAGAACCTGTCCCTGCAATATACATGGACAGCTCACAGTTATTCGGGATTCTATTTCGACCTTGATACGGGCGAAGGATCAGAAACACTGACAGTGGATCTCCAAAGCCCAACCGGCAGGACCATACCGGCTGGAGCACTGGAATATTCCACTACACCGATAAACACTGCTTTTGATCGTAGCGCCTGGGGTTCGTATCAGGTCGTCGGGTTCATGGCAGAACGATATTTTGCAGGTTATACCAATAATACGCAATTCACAGATGATGATGTAAGCCTGATATCCAACGGGCAGCTCACAAGGGTCCTTATTGATGAGAATGAAAGGAGATCTGTTTTTGCGGGCTCTGCCATCGTTCTAAATGAAGGTTACAGGCTCACCATTGAAGAAGTGGACCTTAATGGGGACAGTGTCTTGGTGAATCTGGCCAAAGACGGCCAAGTCGTTGATACGGCCATTGTTTCCGGAAACAATGACTATGTTTATGAGGCTGAACTCGGTTCAGAGGATGATGTTCCCCTGATAGCAGTTCATTTCAGTAATATATTCAGAGGAACAGAGACTAATGCTGTTTTCATAGAAGGGATTTTCCAGGTATCAGAGAACTATGTGGAAATAGAAACCGGAGACAGGTTTGGCAGGATGGAGGTCCAGTCCTTCAGTGAAAACGAGATCATCATGGATAACCCAAATTCCATACCGCTTACAAGAGGAAGCACCACAACTATCATGGGAAAACTGCAGTTTGTTGTTGCAGATGACGCTACTCTGAGATTCGGTCCGGTGGTTGATATATCCCAGCCCGGAACGTATGAGCTAAGAGGAACTGTTGTAGAGGGTGAGGCATTTACATGGACACCGCTCAATTTTGAAGGCTTCTACTATAATATTGATGAAGGTGTAGGCACGGAATCTCTGGAGATCACCAGCCTTAGTGGCAGGACCATTGGTTCAGGGGACCTTGTCTATCGGAGCGTTCCGCAGCAAGTGAGCTTTGAATATACACCCTGGGGAAGTTTCAATGTCATTGGATTCCTTGCAGAGAAATATTTTGCAGGTTACGTGGATAACAGTTTCACGGGCAATGAGAGCCTGCTTTCAGGCGGTCAGCTTTCCAAAGTCCTTGTAGACAGTGACAGCCGGGCTTCCCTGTTCACTGGTTCTTCGCTTGTACTTGAGGAAGGATACACACTGGTAGTCGAAGAGGTGGATCTTGATGGCTCAAGAGTGCTCGTGAGACTGGATAAGGACGGAAGCGAAGTGGATACAGGTATCATATCTTCCGGAGGCGACTATGTATATGAAGCAGATGTTGGCGACACTGACGATATACCGATAATAATCGTGCATTTCCGGGAGATATTCAGGGGTACTGAAACAAATGCCGTATTTGTCGAGGGCATATTCCAGATATCAGAGAATGTTATAGAGGTCGAATCGGGTGAAACTTTCGGAAGGATGGAAATTTCAAGCGTTTCCTCTGATGAGATCGTCATGACAAGCGACCGTTCCATCACGCTTTCAAGAGACAGCAGCATCTCAGTCATGGACAACATAAGGTTCATGGTTGCAGATTCCAACGCTGTGAGGTTCTACCCGTATGTAGAGGTCACAACAGCAGCTGATGCCGACCCCCTTGAGATCAACGTTCCAAGAGCGATCGCACAGAACAGGCCGGTGAACATAGAGGTCACTTCAAGAGGAGCGGCAGTAGAGAACGCTGTAGTGATGTTCGCAAATATAGAGGTCGGTAATACATCTGCCAACGGCACCATCTCATTCACTCCTACAACAGTGGGTACATTTACTGTCACAGCAGAGAGGCAGGGATTTGCCACGGGAAGCACTGAAGTCGAGGTCATATCCCCTGATGATGTCAGCAGAAGACTCGCAATCGGAGTATCGCCTTCGGAGGTAAATGTCGGAGATAACATTAACATATCAGTAACAACGCTGATAGATGGCAGGCCTGTAGGAGATGTGGAAGTGCTTTATGATGGCAGGCTGGTTGGAACTACCGGTACTGACGGCATGGTCAATCATACAGTAATGGATGCGGGTATACACAGAGTAAGCACTTCCTCGGACCAGTACCTTGAAGCTGAATTGAACATCGAGGTGCAGGGTCCGGAAGCAAGGTACTCTTATTCGAGCCTTACCATCGAGCCACTTCTTGCAGAAACAGGTGACGATGTGACCATTTTTGCTACTGTAAGGAATATCGGCACAGAAACAGGGGAGGAGGATGTGCAGCTTCTCATTAACGGGAACGTTGAGGCATCCGAACAGGTTATACTGGACCCTGATCAGGAAGAGACTGTGAATTTCACAGTGAGCATGGAAGAAGCAGGTACCTATGATGTAACTATAGGCACCCTGAATGGCACCTTTGAAGTGGAAGAGAGCCAAGGAATACCCGCTGCAGGTATTGTCATAGCCTTGATGGCAGTAATCGCTGTAGCACTGTGGGTGGCCAGAAAGCGCACTTAA